A window of Motilibacter rhizosphaerae genomic DNA:
GCCCGCTCGACCCGGTGGACAGGTGCCGCACGGCCACGCCGTCGCCGAGGCGCACCACCGGTGGGGCGTCCTCCTGCACCGCGCGGGTGAGGATGTCGACCTCGATGCCGAGCGCGGCCAGCCGCCGGGAGAGCTCCACGACGTAGACGTTGAGCCCGCCCGCGTCGCCCGTCCCCGGCTGGTCGAGCGGCGAGGTGTGCACGCTGAGCATGGCGACCCGGCGCGGCCCGCGGGGACGGCGTGCGGGCCGCAGGGGGCGTACGGGCTCGCGGGTCACGGGGTCCATCCTCCCCGATGGCGCGGGGAGCACGCGTGCCACCCTTCGGGCATGCCCGCGCCGCCGCGACCCGCTCGCCCGGTCGGCACCCCGACGCGGGGCACGACCGCACCGAACCGGCTGCGCCGCGTGGACCGCTGGCTCGTCGCGACGCACGGGCGGCTGCTGCGGACCTGCGCGGACCCGCTGGTCGTGGACCTCGGGTACGGCGAGACGGGCGTGACGCCGCTCGAGCTCTGGACGCGGGTGCGCGCCGTCCGCCCCGACGCCCGCGTCGTCGGGGTGGAGATCGACCCGGCCCGGGTGGCCGCCGCCGCCCCCCTGGCCCGGCCAGGGCTGGAGTTCGTGCGGGGCGGGTTCGAGCTCCCGGTCGCGGGCGACCCCGTGGTGGTGCGGGCGCTCAACGTGCTGCGCCAGTACGCCGAGGACGAGGTCCCCGCGGCCTGGCAGCGGCTGCTCGACCGGCTGGCGCCCGAGGGGATCGTCGTCGAGGGGACGTGCGACGAGCTCGGTCGCCTCGGCGGCTGGGTGACGCTCGACCGCACCGGCCCGCGGACGCTGACCCTCGCCGCGCGCCTCGCGGGGCTCGAGCGCCCCTCGGTGCTCGCCGAGCGGCTGCCCAAGGCGCTCATCCACCGCAACGTCCCCGGCGAGCGGGTCCACGCGCTGCTCGCCGACCTCGACGCCGGCTGGGACGCCGCCGCGGCGTACGCGGGCTACGGGCGGCGGCAGCGCTGGGTCGCGGCGGTCGAGGCGCTCGCCCGGCGCGGCTGGCCGGTGCTCGACCGGCCCCACCGCTGGCGGCAGGGGGAGCTCACCGTGGCCTGGGACTCGGTCGCGCCGTCCTGACGCGCAGCGAGTGCGGCAGATCCCTCCATCCGGCCGTGGTGCGGCCGATGCTCAGGACATGACCCTCGACCTCAGCGTCCTCACGGGCGCCGTGCTCGGGGTGGTCGCGAGCCCGTCCACGGACGCGGAGCTGGTGCTCGCGGCCGCGCGCCGGGAGCTCGCCGACGCGTACCCCGGGCTGGTGCTCGAGGTCGGTGCGCCCGGGGGTGCCGGCATGCCGCTGCTGCTGGCGGGCCGGGAGTACGGCGTCCTGCGCACGAG
This region includes:
- a CDS encoding class I SAM-dependent methyltransferase, which gives rise to MPAPPRPARPVGTPTRGTTAPNRLRRVDRWLVATHGRLLRTCADPLVVDLGYGETGVTPLELWTRVRAVRPDARVVGVEIDPARVAAAAPLARPGLEFVRGGFELPVAGDPVVVRALNVLRQYAEDEVPAAWQRLLDRLAPEGIVVEGTCDELGRLGGWVTLDRTGPRTLTLAARLAGLERPSVLAERLPKALIHRNVPGERVHALLADLDAGWDAAAAYAGYGRRQRWVAAVEALARRGWPVLDRPHRWRQGELTVAWDSVAPS